In one window of Hyla sarda isolate aHylSar1 chromosome 1, aHylSar1.hap1, whole genome shotgun sequence DNA:
- the LOC130275400 gene encoding hydrocephalus-inducing protein homolog, with product MNRNINPHWFEVEDVTKGIEEEIKWFWATNKGSADIFMVWDAMKAYLRGILSRNITQFRRKVRKKEDDLVDQIKKLEEVYATDARDENWGKLEQAQKEYKELMLEKAQHRIFFWGQKRYAEGGKSNKWLSGIIKNQRENTEITNLENKLGLIVTDQEEIRKIAMEYYQTLYESEGVKSESEIKTFLQNLVQPSLNEEGKRKMNEGISLGEVQEALRTCAGNSVPGSDGFSFDFYKRFHGSLLPCLLEIINESLERGAMTPSMSEAVIILIPKKGGNREKMENYGPISLLNTDYKIFAKLWAGRLKKVLGMKINWQKSGLMPLDEEIEVPIGPVKVLRLNDSLEYLGVKISSAVLDFERLNLVPLLGKKLLNFCSDVLSPGDKMEVPITFYPRAAILYQETVVFKMNGHFTQLVQLQGHGIEMKIEVADPKYKVINFGAVNIGQTVKRVIPIVNKSLSPVTCSLHFSPSVPALQEPKVLSLSPNCEITLSAHNGLCKLEMQFTPRSRIAPFAEEVMLGCYGMMHSLFVVQGCSQGLELNLDQEYMSFGAVVLHSQATRRVVLSNTGELGIRFEWDIKRFEPDFSIWPTSGYITAGTEVTFDVVFHPTEINSDIHYEDLLCFIEGGKTLKLTLSGSCIGLPSTKEVVNFQCQVRTKQTQTITLSNKTNQTWHLQPVIDGEHWSGVEFIIVEAQQNKPYEITYHPLIMSLKGRKHQGSIFFPMPDGTGLLYLLHGQAEPPKSSGNVIREVPCKTSYTELLTVSNWLHKTQRFRAIIEILKPERLDSATTIKGLDYVEVPGGAKRDYKLNFHSHKEGNFSTKVTFRNETTQEYMFYYITFKSTPPGIISTIELVTLVRQSTAATLRVENPLSVPVTFTTDCKVPEINLPPQITVPAQSEVT from the exons atgAATAGAAATATTAATCCGCATTGGTTTGAGGTGGAAGACGTGACAAAGGGTATAGAGGAGGAGATTAAATGGTTTTGGGCTACAAACAAAGGTTCGGCCGATATATTTATGGTTTGGGATGCTATGAAAGCATATTTGAGGGGGATTTTGTCCCGAAATATAACCCAGTTTAGGAGGAAAGTAAGGAAGAAAGAAGATGACTTGGTAGATCAGATAAAAAAATTGGAGGAAGTTTATGCAACTGATGCCAGAGATGAGAACTGGGGAAAACTGGAACAAGCGCAAAAAGaatataaagagttaatgcttGAGAAGGCACAACATAGGATTTTTTTCTGGGGACAAAAACGCTATGCGGAAGGGGGGAAATCCAATAAGTGGCTCTCTGGaataataaaaaatcaaaggGAAAATACGGAAATTACTAATTTAGAAAATAAGCTGGGATTAATAGTAACAGATCAAGAGGAGATAAGGAAGATAGCGATGGAGTATTATCAAACATTATATGAATCTGAAGGGGTAAAATCAGAATCGGAGATTAAAACATTCTTACAAAATTTAGTTCAGCCAAGTTTAAATGAGGAGGGGAAGAGGAAAATGAATGAGGGGATTAGCCTGGGGGAAGTCCAAGAAGCATTGAGAACATGTGCGGGGAATTCTGTCCCAGGGTCTGATGGGTTCTCATTTGATTTTTATAAAAGATTTCATGGGTCTCTGTTGCCTTGCTTGTTGGAGATTATTAATGAATCCTTGGAAAGAGGGGCTATGACCCCTTCAATGTCTGAAGCAGTGATAATATTGATCCCCAAGAAGGGGGGCAACAGGGAAAAGATGGAGAATTACGGTCCTATATCACTATTGAATACGGATTACAAAATTTTTGCAAAATTATGGGCAGGAAGATTAAAAAAGGTTTTGG GAATGAAAATTAATTGGCAGAAGTCCGGACTCATGCCTTTGGATGAAGAAATTGAGGTCCCTATTGGCCCTGTAAAAGTACTAAGACTTAATGATAGTTTGGAATATCTGGGTGTTAAGATCTCTAGCGCTGTCTTGGATTTTGAGAGATTAAATTTGGTACCTCTGTTGGGGAAG aAGCTCCTCAACTTCTGCTCAGATGTTCTTTCCCCTGGTGACAAGATGGAGGTTCCAATCACCTTCTATCCCCGCGCAGCCATCTTGTATCAAGAAACTGTTGTCTTTAAAATGAATGGCCATTTCACGCAGCTCGTTCAACTCCAGGGTCACGGGATCGAAATGAAGATTGAAGTGGCTGATCCCAAATATAAAGTTATCAACTTTGGAGCTGTTAACATTGGCCAAACTGTGAAAAGGGTTATCCCCATTGTGAATAAGAGCCTTTCACCTGTAACTTGCTCTCTGCACTTTAGCCCGAGTGTCCCTGCATTGCAAGAACCCAAGGTCCTAAGTCTTTCCCCCAATTGTGAGATAACACTTTCTGCCCATAATGGGCTGTGTAAGCTGGAAATGCAGTTTACCCCTCGGAGTAGGATTGCCCCATTTGCTGAAGAGGTGATGCTGGGGTGCTATGGCATGATGCATTCACTCTTTGTGGTTCAAGGCTGCAGCCAGGGCCTAGAACTCAACTTGGACCAGGAGTATATGTCCTTCGGGGCTGTGGTGCTGCATAGCCAAGCAACTCGTAGGGTTGTCCTAAGTAACACAGGAGAGCTGGGAATCAGGTTTGAGTGGGATATAAAAAGGTTTGAACCAGACTTCTCCATTTGGCCGACGTCTGGTTACATCACGGCTGGCACAGAGGTCACATTTGATGTTGTCTTTCACCCCACTGAAATTAACTCTGACATTCACTATGAGGACCTGCTTTGCTTCATTGAAGGAGGCAAAACATTAAAACTGACACTTTCAGGATCCTGTATCGGGCTCCCATCCACAAAGGAGGTTGTCAACTTTCAGTGTCAAGTGCGAACTAAACAGACACAAACCATTACTTTGAGCAACAAAACAAACCAGACCTGGCATTTGCAACCAGTCATTGATGGAGAGCACTGGAGTGGAGTGGAGTTCATCATTGTGGAGGCTCAGCAGAATAAGCCCTATGAGATCACCTATCATCCGCTCATCATGAGCCTTAAGGGCAGGAAACATCAGGGCTCAATCTTTTTCCCAATGCCGGATGGGACAGGATTACTGTATCTCCTGCACGGTCAGGCTGAACCTCCTAAATCCTCTGGTAATGTGATCAGAGAGGTCCCATGCAAAACATCATACACTGAACTGCTGACAGTCAGTAACTGGCTGCACAAAACTCAAAGGTTTCGTGCTATTATTGAGATCCTGAAGCCAGAACGTCTGGACAGTGCTACCACTATCAAGGGTCTGGACTATGTGGAGGTGCCAGGAGGAGCCAAGAGAGACTACAAATTAAATTTCCACTCTCACAAAGAGGGCAACTTTTCAACTAAGGTGACCTTCCGTAATGAGACAACACAAGAATACATGTTCTATTACATTACATTTAAATCCACTCCCCCTGGCATCATCAGCACCATAGAACTAGTGACACTGGTGCGCCAGAGTACTGCAGCCACCCTGCGTGTGGAGAATCCACTGTCTGTGCCAGTCACCTTCACCACGGACTGCAAAGTACCAGAAATTAACCTTCCCCCACAGATCACGGTGCCAGCCCAGTCTGAGGTAACCTAG